A single region of the Pseudomonas solani genome encodes:
- a CDS encoding TonB-dependent siderophore receptor, translating to MSPRPSRFPLRPLALAIPLALGAVAALHGSLVSAAEQAQEQQFDIPAGPLADQLNQFAVQAGIYLAADGALTAGKQSPALQGRYSVEQALGILLGDSGLQALRTGTGRYQLQPRSEGSGLQLDATRIQGNSYQENAWGPVQGYVATRSGTGTKTDTPLLEIPQTINVITADEIKARGAQSITEALRYTAGMTGGGFSDRVKIFDEPTSRGYSPTPLYLDGLHLPYGGGSTGGALQIEPYSLERIEVMKGPSSVLYGQNQPGGMVNMVSKRPTAEPLHQIQLGTGSYDRKSGAFDLGGPLDDQGQFLYRLTGLASDSNAEIDYVEQQRLFIAPSLTWLASDDTSLTLYAQWQKDDGVPEAQGLPSEGTVFANPNGHISRDRFLGEPGVNDYNRKQNALGYELSHRLDDVWTFRQNARYAYVDDHYTAPLHGYRFVANPVTGANDKRYQTRYGVDWAQKNSVFGVDNIAQAQFDTGAARHTLLIGLDYYHFNSKFDGQYDYNPPIIDLFNPVYGQALRFGNRYKWDNTVTQTGLYLQDQIKLDQWILTLGGRYDWAETDNRAPLQGTHSNVKDEAFTGRAGLTYVFDNGLAPYISYSESFLPQTGTNAASQPFEPSTGKQYETGLKYQPSGQESFIQLSVYELEQENILTTDLANPGFNAQTGAIRSQGVELEGKAALTENLNLLASVSRNDIEYSKDNDGRKGRHPASSPPLTASLWADYRYIGDGPLSGLGAGLGARYVRGSYGDDYEGSFQIPSYTVYDAAVTYDFEHSVLRLKGVKLAVNVENLTDKTYVASCRSIWDCYYGQGRTLVSNLSYDW from the coding sequence ATGTCACCGCGCCCCTCACGCTTCCCCCTGCGCCCCCTCGCGCTGGCCATCCCGCTCGCCCTCGGCGCTGTCGCCGCCCTCCACGGCTCGCTGGTATCCGCCGCCGAGCAGGCGCAGGAGCAACAGTTCGACATCCCCGCCGGCCCCCTGGCCGACCAGCTCAACCAGTTCGCCGTGCAGGCCGGCATCTACCTGGCCGCCGACGGCGCCCTCACCGCCGGCAAGCAGAGCCCGGCCCTGCAGGGGCGCTACAGCGTGGAACAGGCGCTGGGCATCCTTCTCGGCGACAGCGGCCTGCAAGCCCTGCGCACCGGCACCGGCCGCTACCAGTTGCAGCCACGCAGCGAAGGCAGCGGCCTGCAACTGGACGCCACGCGCATCCAGGGCAACAGCTACCAGGAAAACGCCTGGGGCCCGGTGCAGGGCTACGTGGCCACCCGCAGCGGCACCGGCACCAAGACCGATACGCCACTGCTGGAAATCCCCCAGACCATCAACGTGATCACCGCCGACGAGATCAAGGCGCGCGGCGCGCAGAGCATCACCGAGGCGCTGCGCTACACCGCCGGCATGACCGGGGGCGGCTTCTCCGACCGGGTGAAGATCTTCGACGAGCCCACCTCGCGCGGTTACTCGCCGACCCCGCTCTACCTCGACGGCCTGCACCTGCCCTATGGCGGCGGCAGCACCGGCGGCGCCCTGCAGATCGAGCCCTACTCGCTGGAACGCATCGAAGTGATGAAGGGCCCCTCCTCCGTGCTCTACGGCCAGAACCAGCCCGGCGGCATGGTCAACATGGTCAGCAAGCGCCCCACCGCCGAGCCGCTGCACCAGATCCAGCTCGGCACCGGCAGCTACGACCGCAAGAGCGGCGCCTTCGACCTCGGCGGCCCGCTGGACGACCAGGGCCAGTTCCTCTATCGCCTCACCGGCCTGGCCAGCGACAGCAACGCGGAAATCGACTACGTCGAGCAGCAGCGCCTGTTCATCGCCCCGAGCCTCACCTGGCTGGCCAGCGACGACACCAGCCTCACCCTCTACGCCCAATGGCAGAAGGACGATGGCGTGCCCGAGGCCCAGGGCCTGCCCAGCGAAGGCACGGTGTTCGCCAACCCCAACGGCCATATCTCCCGTGACCGCTTTCTCGGCGAGCCCGGCGTCAACGACTACAACCGCAAGCAGAACGCCCTGGGCTACGAGCTGAGCCACCGCCTCGACGACGTCTGGACGTTCAGGCAGAACGCCCGCTACGCCTATGTCGACGACCACTACACCGCACCGCTGCACGGCTACCGCTTCGTCGCCAACCCGGTCACCGGTGCCAACGACAAGCGCTACCAGACCCGCTACGGCGTCGACTGGGCGCAGAAGAACAGCGTGTTCGGCGTGGATAACATCGCCCAGGCGCAGTTCGACACCGGCGCCGCCCGCCACACCCTGCTCATCGGCCTGGACTACTACCACTTCAACTCGAAGTTCGACGGCCAGTACGACTACAACCCGCCGATCATCGACCTGTTCAACCCGGTCTACGGCCAGGCGCTGCGCTTCGGCAACCGCTACAAGTGGGACAACACCGTCACCCAGACCGGCCTCTACCTGCAGGACCAGATCAAGCTCGACCAGTGGATCCTCACCCTCGGCGGGCGCTACGACTGGGCCGAAACCGACAACCGAGCGCCGCTCCAGGGCACCCACAGCAACGTCAAGGACGAAGCCTTCACCGGCCGCGCCGGCCTCACCTACGTCTTCGACAACGGCCTGGCGCCCTACATCAGCTACTCCGAATCCTTCCTCCCGCAGACCGGCACCAACGCCGCCAGCCAGCCCTTCGAGCCCTCCACCGGCAAGCAGTACGAAACCGGCCTGAAGTACCAGCCCAGCGGCCAGGAAAGCTTCATCCAGCTCTCGGTCTACGAACTGGAGCAGGAAAACATCCTCACCACCGACCTCGCCAACCCCGGCTTCAACGCCCAGACCGGCGCCATCCGCTCCCAGGGCGTGGAGCTGGAAGGCAAGGCCGCGCTGACCGAAAACCTCAACCTGCTGGCCTCGGTCTCGCGCAACGACATCGAATACAGCAAGGACAACGACGGCCGCAAAGGCCGCCACCCGGCCAGCAGCCCGCCGCTCACCGCCTCGCTCTGGGCCGACTACCGCTACATCGGCGACGGCCCGCTCTCCGGCCTCGGCGCCGGGCTCGGTGCCCGCTACGTGCGCGGCAGCTACGGCGATGACTACGAAGGCTCGTTCCAGATCCCGTCCTACACCGTCTACGACGCGGCCGTGACCTATGACTTCGAGCACTCGGTACTGCGCCTCAAGGGCGTGAAGCTGGCGGTGAACGTCGAGAACCTCACCGACAAGACCTACGTCGCCAGCTGCCGCAGCATCTGGGACTGCTACTACGGCCAGGGCCGCACCCTGGTGTCCAACCTCAGCTACGACTGGTAA
- a CDS encoding LysR family transcriptional regulator, giving the protein MKFTPMSVARKLKFYQLVVFDQVLQSGSLLRAAQALNLTQPAVTKIIHELESYFDAPLLIRGNRGVTATELGELVVRRAKSLLAELRSLTDEVNAFQEGTSGHVMVGTLISASSSLLPRAMQLLKQRAPSVLVSLRVGQMDQLFPALAVGEVDLVVGRVPDDWGWRNESPMLEVEVLYGEALCVVAGAQHPLQGRSPVSLADLHGYPWVLPTRDSLLRRTADRLFAEADLGTPANVVESLSILTNISLMQDQQTVALMPFEATRQFADAGMLRALDLGTPLQFGNIGYFHAANRDLGPAARLFRECLEQASREHDQGTPA; this is encoded by the coding sequence ATGAAATTCACCCCCATGTCCGTGGCGCGGAAGCTCAAGTTCTACCAGTTGGTGGTGTTCGACCAGGTGCTGCAAAGCGGCTCGCTGCTGCGCGCGGCCCAGGCCCTGAACCTGACCCAGCCGGCGGTGACCAAGATCATCCACGAGCTGGAATCCTACTTCGACGCCCCGCTGCTGATCCGTGGCAACCGCGGGGTCACCGCCACCGAACTGGGCGAGCTGGTGGTACGCCGGGCCAAGTCGCTGCTGGCCGAACTGCGCTCGCTCACCGACGAGGTCAACGCCTTCCAGGAAGGCACCTCCGGCCACGTTATGGTCGGCACCCTGATCTCCGCCTCCAGCTCGCTGCTGCCGCGCGCCATGCAACTGCTCAAGCAACGCGCGCCCAGCGTGCTGGTGTCCCTGCGCGTGGGGCAGATGGACCAGCTGTTCCCGGCCCTCGCCGTAGGCGAGGTGGACCTGGTGGTGGGCCGCGTGCCGGACGACTGGGGCTGGCGCAACGAATCGCCGATGCTCGAAGTGGAAGTGCTCTATGGCGAGGCCCTGTGCGTGGTGGCCGGCGCCCAGCACCCGCTGCAGGGCCGCTCGCCGGTGAGCCTGGCGGACCTGCACGGCTACCCCTGGGTGCTGCCGACCCGCGACTCGCTGCTGCGCCGCACCGCCGACCGCCTGTTCGCCGAGGCCGACCTGGGCACCCCGGCCAACGTGGTCGAATCCCTGTCGATCCTCACCAACATCAGCCTCATGCAGGACCAGCAGACCGTGGCCCTGATGCCCTTTGAAGCCACCCGCCAGTTCGCCGACGCCGGCATGCTGCGGGCCCTCGACCTGGGCACCCCGCTGCAGTTCGGCAACATCGGCTACTTCCACGCCGCCAACCGCGACCTCGGCCCCGCCGCCCGCCTGTTCCGCGAATGCCTGGAACAGGCCAGCCGCGAGCATGACCAGGGCACGCCGGCCTGA
- a CDS encoding FecR domain-containing protein produces the protein MTPLKPDHAILQQAAHWYAELSAEAADDSTRAAWLHWHGQSELHRQAWLYVERISQRFAPLQGDGEVALQTLKGARRAQHSRRQVLRTLAVLSGGTLLGWAGWRNTPLPGLVAGWRADYRSATGEVRELTLGDGSHVWLNSASALDVDLQADLRLLHLVAGEVLIDTHHDSRPFVITTAEGRLRALGTRFSVQQQDGRTLLNVFEGAVEVRNTAGQVRIAQAGEQLGFDAQAIGALQPASQGRQSWSQGMLLASDMPLSAFVEELAAHRHSHLGVAPQVANLRVTGTFPLHDGDQALAMLEDVLPIRVHRTLPWWHTVEAR, from the coding sequence ATGACCCCGCTCAAGCCCGACCACGCCATCCTCCAGCAGGCCGCGCACTGGTATGCCGAGCTCAGCGCCGAAGCCGCCGACGACAGCACCCGCGCCGCCTGGCTGCACTGGCACGGGCAAAGCGAGCTGCACCGCCAGGCCTGGCTCTACGTCGAACGCATCAGCCAGCGTTTCGCCCCGTTGCAAGGCGATGGCGAGGTAGCCCTGCAAACGCTCAAGGGCGCCCGCCGCGCCCAGCACTCCCGGCGCCAGGTGCTGCGCACCCTGGCCGTGCTCTCCGGCGGCACCCTGCTTGGCTGGGCCGGCTGGCGCAACACGCCGCTGCCGGGCCTGGTGGCGGGCTGGCGCGCCGACTACCGCAGCGCCACGGGCGAGGTGCGCGAACTCACCCTGGGCGATGGCAGCCACGTCTGGCTGAACAGCGCCAGCGCCCTGGACGTCGACCTGCAAGCCGACCTGCGCCTGCTGCACCTGGTGGCCGGCGAGGTGCTGATCGACACCCACCACGACAGCCGCCCCTTCGTCATCACCACCGCCGAAGGCCGCCTGCGCGCGCTGGGCACCCGCTTCAGCGTGCAGCAACAGGACGGCCGCACCCTGCTCAACGTCTTCGAAGGCGCGGTGGAAGTGCGCAACACCGCCGGCCAGGTGCGCATCGCCCAGGCCGGCGAACAACTGGGCTTCGATGCTCAGGCCATCGGCGCCTTGCAGCCCGCCAGCCAGGGCCGGCAGAGCTGGAGCCAGGGCATGCTGCTGGCCAGCGACATGCCGCTCTCGGCCTTCGTCGAAGAACTGGCCGCCCACCGCCACAGCCACCTCGGCGTGGCGCCGCAGGTCGCCAACCTGCGGGTGACCGGCACCTTCCCCCTGCATGACGGCGACCAGGCGCTGGCGATGCTGGAAGACGTCCTGCCCATCCGCGTGCACCGTACCCTGCCCTGGTGGCACACCGTGGAAGCGCGCTGA
- a CDS encoding tetratricopeptide repeat protein, whose protein sequence is MPLLALLVIACQVTCGLHVVRSGQERYWLYLIIALPGLGCLIYFLGIMLPDLLGSRTGRRTVNRLHDTLDPERHLRALRDELDLRDTRETRVQLAEELLRLGRADEAASHYQAALRGIHAQAPDILLGLAQAQFAKGDVQGCRDTLDRLIQHNPNYRSADGHLLYARALESLGDTSKAEEEYRALSGYYTGPEANYRYALMLRQLGRQREARELLEQIQHYARRSPKHYRNLHGEWISLSRDALREMQP, encoded by the coding sequence ATGCCACTGCTCGCCCTGCTCGTCATCGCCTGCCAGGTCACCTGCGGCCTTCACGTCGTCCGCAGCGGGCAGGAACGCTACTGGCTGTACCTGATCATCGCGCTGCCGGGCCTCGGCTGCCTGATCTACTTCCTCGGTATCATGCTCCCCGACCTGCTCGGCAGCCGCACCGGCCGGCGCACCGTCAACCGCCTGCACGACACCCTCGACCCCGAGCGCCACCTACGCGCCCTGCGTGACGAGCTGGACCTGCGCGACACCCGCGAAACCCGTGTGCAACTGGCCGAAGAACTGCTGCGTCTGGGCCGGGCCGACGAAGCCGCCAGCCACTACCAGGCCGCCCTGCGCGGCATCCACGCACAAGCGCCGGACATCCTCCTCGGCCTCGCCCAGGCGCAGTTCGCCAAGGGTGATGTACAAGGCTGCCGCGACACCCTCGACCGGCTGATCCAGCACAACCCCAACTACCGCTCCGCCGACGGCCACCTGCTCTACGCCCGCGCCCTGGAAAGCCTCGGCGATACCAGCAAAGCGGAAGAGGAATACCGCGCCCTCTCGGGCTACTACACCGGCCCCGAAGCCAACTACCGCTACGCCCTGATGCTCCGCCAGCTGGGCCGCCAGCGCGAAGCCCGCGAGCTGCTGGAGCAGATCCAGCACTACGCCCGCCGCTCCCCCAAGCACTACCGCAACCTGCACGGCGAGTGGATCAGCCTCAGCCGCGACGCCCTGCGCGAGATGCAGCCCTGA